A single Calypte anna isolate BGI_N300 chromosome 5A, bCalAnn1_v1.p, whole genome shotgun sequence DNA region contains:
- the FRMD6 gene encoding FERM domain-containing protein 6 isoform X5 produces the protein MDLAQKLYKYCPKEWKKEASKVSGEVLHGELTAVRPPLSPSQGIDQFGPPMIIHFRVQYYVENGRLISDRTARYYYYWHLRKQVLHSQCVLREEVYFLLTAFALQADLGDFKRNKHYGKYFEPEAYFPSWVVAKRGKDYILKHVPNMHKDQFALTASEAHLKYIKEAIRLDDVAVHYYRLYKDKREVEASLTLGLTTRGIQIFQNLDEEKQLLYDFPWTNVGKLVFVGKKFEILPDGLPSARKLIYYTGCPLRSRHLLQLLSSSHRLYMNLQPVLRQVRKLEENEEKKQYRESYISDTLDLDMEQLEKRSRASGSSAGSIRHKRLSRHSTTSHGSSHTSGIEADPKAREMGPEDGFSAASTHRKLKTCSSMTSHGSSHTSGVESGGKDRLEEDSQDDEIEMLVDDPRELEQAGELEVSPEMCVYITEDMLLSRKFNGHSGLIVKEISSSTSSSSETVVKLRGQSTDSLPQTTCRKPKTSTDRHSLSLDDIRLYQKDFLQLANLCQDTAQSYTFGCAHGLEEEELYCNGCLAQQCINIQETFPVKRTSKYFSLDLTHDEVPEFVV, from the exons ATGGACCTGGCCCAGAAACTCTACAAGTACTGCCCCAAGGAGTGGAAGAAGGAGGCCAGCAAGGTCAGCGGTGAGGTCTTGCATGGAGAGCTGACAGCAGTAAGGCCACCTCTGTCCCCGTCCCAG GGGATCGACCAGTTTGGCCCCCCCATGATCATCCACTTCCGAGTGCAGTACTACGTGGAGAATGGACGGCTCATCAG TGACCGGACAGCCCGGTACTATTACTACTGGCACCTCAGGAAGCAGGTGCTGCATTCCCAGTGTGTCCTGCGGGAAGAGGTTTACTTCCTCCTGACTGCATTCGCCCTCCAGGCAGACCTGGGAGacttcaaaagaaacaaacactaCGGGAAGTACTTCGAGCCAGAAGCCTATTTCCCCTCCTGG GTGGTTGCCAAGAGGGGAAAGGATTACATCCTGAAGCACGTCCCAAACATGCACAAGGATCAGTTTGCTCTGACAGCCTCTGAAGCCCATCTCAAGTACATCAAGGAGGCCATCAGGCTGGACGACGTGGCTGTGCACTACTACAGGTTGTACAAG gACAAAAGGGAGGTGGAAGCATCCCTGACACTGGGGCTGACGACACGGGGCATCCAGATCTTCCAG AATTTggatgaagaaaagcagctgctctATGACTTCCCCTGGACAAACGTGGGGAAACTGGTGTTTGTG GGGAAGAAGTTTGAGATCCTGCCAGACGGGCTGCCCTCAGCCAGGAAGCTCATTTACTACACGGGCTGTCCCCTGCGCTCCCgtcacctcctgcagctgctgagcagcagccaccGGCTCTACATGAACCTGCAGCCCGTGCTGCGCCAGGTCCGCAAGCTGGAGGAGAACGAGG AGAAGAAGCAGTACCGGGAGTCCTACATCAGTGACACCTTGGACCTGGACatggagcagctggagaagcGGTCGCGGGCCAGCGGCAGCAGCGCCGGCAGCATCCGGCACAAGCGCCTTTCCCGGCATTCCACCACCAGCCACGGCAGCTCCCACACCTCAGGCATCGAGGCTGACCCCAAAGCCAGGGAGATGGGACCTGAGGATGGCTTctcagctgccagcacccaccGTAAGCTGAAGACCTGCAGCTCCATGACCAGCCACGGCAGCTCCCACACCTCCGGGGTGGAGAGTGGGGGGAAGGACCGGCTGGAGGAGGACTCCCAGGATGATG AAATCGAGATGCTGGTGGATGACCCCCgggagctggagcaggctggggagctggaggtgagCCCTGAGATGTGTGTCTACATCACTGAGGACATGCTGCTCTCACGCAAGTTCAACGGGCACTCAG GGCTCATAGTGAAGGAGATCAGCTCctccacctccagctcctcGGAGACGGTGGTGAAGCTGCGAGGGCAGAGCACCGACTCCTTACCCCAG ACAACGTGCAGGAAACCAAAGACCTCGACAGACAGGCACAGCCTGAGCCTGGATGACATTCGGCTCTACCAGAAGGACTTCTTGCAGCTTGCCAACCTCTGCCAGGACACAGCCCAGAGCTACACCTTTGGCTGTGCCCATGgcctggaggaagaggagctcTACTGCAATGGCTGCTTGGCCCAGCAGTGCATCAACATCCAGGAGACCTTCCCAGTTAAAAGAACCAGCAAATACTTCTCCTTGGATCTCACCCACGACGAAGTCCCCGAGTTCGTCGTCTGA
- the FRMD6 gene encoding FERM domain-containing protein 6 isoform X3: MNKLSFHNNRVMQDRRSVCIFLPNDDSLNIIINVKILCHELLVQVCDLLRLKDCHLFGLSVIQNNEHVYMDLAQKLYKYCPKEWKKEASKGIDQFGPPMIIHFRVQYYVENGRLISDRTARYYYYWHLRKQVLHSQCVLREEVYFLLTAFALQADLGDFKRNKHYGKYFEPEAYFPSWVVAKRGKDYILKHVPNMHKDQFALTASEAHLKYIKEAIRLDDVAVHYYRLYKDKREVEASLTLGLTTRGIQIFQNLDEEKQLLYDFPWTNVGKLVFVGKKFEILPDGLPSARKLIYYTGCPLRSRHLLQLLSSSHRLYMNLQPVLRQVRKLEENEEKKQYRESYISDTLDLDMEQLEKRSRASGSSAGSIRHKRLSRHSTTSHGSSHTSGIEADPKAREMGPEDGFSAASTHRKLKTCSSMTSHGSSHTSGVESGGKDRLEEDSQDDEIEMLVDDPRELEQAGELEVSPEMCVYITEDMLLSRKFNGHSGLIVKEISSSTSSSSETVVKLRGQSTDSLPQTTCRKPKTSTDRHSLSLDDIRLYQKDFLQLANLCQDTAQSYTFGCAHGLEEEELYCNGCLAQQCINIQETFPVKRTSKYFSLDLTHDEVPEFVV; the protein is encoded by the exons ATGAACAAACTGAGCTTCCACAACAACCGAGTCATGCAGGACCGACGCAGCGTCTGCATCTTCCTCCCCAACGACGATTCTCTCAACATCATCATCAAC GTGAAGATTCTGTGCCACGAGTTACTGGTGCAGGTGTGTGACCTCCTGAGGCTGAAGGACTGTCACCTCTTCGGGCTCAGCGTCATCCAGA ACAATGAGCACGTCTACATGGACCTGGCCCAGAAACTCTACAAGTACTGCCCCAAGGAGTGGAAGAAGGAGGCCAGCAAG GGGATCGACCAGTTTGGCCCCCCCATGATCATCCACTTCCGAGTGCAGTACTACGTGGAGAATGGACGGCTCATCAG TGACCGGACAGCCCGGTACTATTACTACTGGCACCTCAGGAAGCAGGTGCTGCATTCCCAGTGTGTCCTGCGGGAAGAGGTTTACTTCCTCCTGACTGCATTCGCCCTCCAGGCAGACCTGGGAGacttcaaaagaaacaaacactaCGGGAAGTACTTCGAGCCAGAAGCCTATTTCCCCTCCTGG GTGGTTGCCAAGAGGGGAAAGGATTACATCCTGAAGCACGTCCCAAACATGCACAAGGATCAGTTTGCTCTGACAGCCTCTGAAGCCCATCTCAAGTACATCAAGGAGGCCATCAGGCTGGACGACGTGGCTGTGCACTACTACAGGTTGTACAAG gACAAAAGGGAGGTGGAAGCATCCCTGACACTGGGGCTGACGACACGGGGCATCCAGATCTTCCAG AATTTggatgaagaaaagcagctgctctATGACTTCCCCTGGACAAACGTGGGGAAACTGGTGTTTGTG GGGAAGAAGTTTGAGATCCTGCCAGACGGGCTGCCCTCAGCCAGGAAGCTCATTTACTACACGGGCTGTCCCCTGCGCTCCCgtcacctcctgcagctgctgagcagcagccaccGGCTCTACATGAACCTGCAGCCCGTGCTGCGCCAGGTCCGCAAGCTGGAGGAGAACGAGG AGAAGAAGCAGTACCGGGAGTCCTACATCAGTGACACCTTGGACCTGGACatggagcagctggagaagcGGTCGCGGGCCAGCGGCAGCAGCGCCGGCAGCATCCGGCACAAGCGCCTTTCCCGGCATTCCACCACCAGCCACGGCAGCTCCCACACCTCAGGCATCGAGGCTGACCCCAAAGCCAGGGAGATGGGACCTGAGGATGGCTTctcagctgccagcacccaccGTAAGCTGAAGACCTGCAGCTCCATGACCAGCCACGGCAGCTCCCACACCTCCGGGGTGGAGAGTGGGGGGAAGGACCGGCTGGAGGAGGACTCCCAGGATGATG AAATCGAGATGCTGGTGGATGACCCCCgggagctggagcaggctggggagctggaggtgagCCCTGAGATGTGTGTCTACATCACTGAGGACATGCTGCTCTCACGCAAGTTCAACGGGCACTCAG GGCTCATAGTGAAGGAGATCAGCTCctccacctccagctcctcGGAGACGGTGGTGAAGCTGCGAGGGCAGAGCACCGACTCCTTACCCCAG ACAACGTGCAGGAAACCAAAGACCTCGACAGACAGGCACAGCCTGAGCCTGGATGACATTCGGCTCTACCAGAAGGACTTCTTGCAGCTTGCCAACCTCTGCCAGGACACAGCCCAGAGCTACACCTTTGGCTGTGCCCATGgcctggaggaagaggagctcTACTGCAATGGCTGCTTGGCCCAGCAGTGCATCAACATCCAGGAGACCTTCCCAGTTAAAAGAACCAGCAAATACTTCTCCTTGGATCTCACCCACGACGAAGTCCCCGAGTTCGTCGTCTGA
- the FRMD6 gene encoding FERM domain-containing protein 6 isoform X4 gives MSTSTWTWPRNSTSTAPRSGRRRPARSAGIDQFGPPMIIHFRVQYYVENGRLISDRTARYYYYWHLRKQVLHSQCVLREEVYFLLTAFALQADLGDFKRNKHYGKYFEPEAYFPSWVVAKRGKDYILKHVPNMHKDQFALTASEAHLKYIKEAIRLDDVAVHYYRLYKDKREVEASLTLGLTTRGIQIFQNLDEEKQLLYDFPWTNVGKLVFVGKKFEILPDGLPSARKLIYYTGCPLRSRHLLQLLSSSHRLYMNLQPVLRQVRKLEENEEKKQYRESYISDTLDLDMEQLEKRSRASGSSAGSIRHKRLSRHSTTSHGSSHTSGIEADPKAREMGPEDGFSAASTHRKLKTCSSMTSHGSSHTSGVESGGKDRLEEDSQDDEIEMLVDDPRELEQAGELEVSPEMCVYITEDMLLSRKFNGHSGLIVKEISSSTSSSSETVVKLRGQSTDSLPQTTCRKPKTSTDRHSLSLDDIRLYQKDFLQLANLCQDTAQSYTFGCAHGLEEEELYCNGCLAQQCINIQETFPVKRTSKYFSLDLTHDEVPEFVV, from the exons ATGAGCACGTCTACATGGACCTGGCCCAGAAACTCTACAAGTACTGCCCCAAGGAGTGGAAGAAGGAGGCCAGCAAGGTCAGCG GGGATCGACCAGTTTGGCCCCCCCATGATCATCCACTTCCGAGTGCAGTACTACGTGGAGAATGGACGGCTCATCAG TGACCGGACAGCCCGGTACTATTACTACTGGCACCTCAGGAAGCAGGTGCTGCATTCCCAGTGTGTCCTGCGGGAAGAGGTTTACTTCCTCCTGACTGCATTCGCCCTCCAGGCAGACCTGGGAGacttcaaaagaaacaaacactaCGGGAAGTACTTCGAGCCAGAAGCCTATTTCCCCTCCTGG GTGGTTGCCAAGAGGGGAAAGGATTACATCCTGAAGCACGTCCCAAACATGCACAAGGATCAGTTTGCTCTGACAGCCTCTGAAGCCCATCTCAAGTACATCAAGGAGGCCATCAGGCTGGACGACGTGGCTGTGCACTACTACAGGTTGTACAAG gACAAAAGGGAGGTGGAAGCATCCCTGACACTGGGGCTGACGACACGGGGCATCCAGATCTTCCAG AATTTggatgaagaaaagcagctgctctATGACTTCCCCTGGACAAACGTGGGGAAACTGGTGTTTGTG GGGAAGAAGTTTGAGATCCTGCCAGACGGGCTGCCCTCAGCCAGGAAGCTCATTTACTACACGGGCTGTCCCCTGCGCTCCCgtcacctcctgcagctgctgagcagcagccaccGGCTCTACATGAACCTGCAGCCCGTGCTGCGCCAGGTCCGCAAGCTGGAGGAGAACGAGG AGAAGAAGCAGTACCGGGAGTCCTACATCAGTGACACCTTGGACCTGGACatggagcagctggagaagcGGTCGCGGGCCAGCGGCAGCAGCGCCGGCAGCATCCGGCACAAGCGCCTTTCCCGGCATTCCACCACCAGCCACGGCAGCTCCCACACCTCAGGCATCGAGGCTGACCCCAAAGCCAGGGAGATGGGACCTGAGGATGGCTTctcagctgccagcacccaccGTAAGCTGAAGACCTGCAGCTCCATGACCAGCCACGGCAGCTCCCACACCTCCGGGGTGGAGAGTGGGGGGAAGGACCGGCTGGAGGAGGACTCCCAGGATGATG AAATCGAGATGCTGGTGGATGACCCCCgggagctggagcaggctggggagctggaggtgagCCCTGAGATGTGTGTCTACATCACTGAGGACATGCTGCTCTCACGCAAGTTCAACGGGCACTCAG GGCTCATAGTGAAGGAGATCAGCTCctccacctccagctcctcGGAGACGGTGGTGAAGCTGCGAGGGCAGAGCACCGACTCCTTACCCCAG ACAACGTGCAGGAAACCAAAGACCTCGACAGACAGGCACAGCCTGAGCCTGGATGACATTCGGCTCTACCAGAAGGACTTCTTGCAGCTTGCCAACCTCTGCCAGGACACAGCCCAGAGCTACACCTTTGGCTGTGCCCATGgcctggaggaagaggagctcTACTGCAATGGCTGCTTGGCCCAGCAGTGCATCAACATCCAGGAGACCTTCCCAGTTAAAAGAACCAGCAAATACTTCTCCTTGGATCTCACCCACGACGAAGTCCCCGAGTTCGTCGTCTGA
- the FRMD6 gene encoding FERM domain-containing protein 6 isoform X1, whose translation MNKLSFHNNRVMQDRRSVCIFLPNDDSLNIIINVKILCHELLVQVCDLLRLKDCHLFGLSVIQNNEHVYMDLAQKLYKYCPKEWKKEASKVSGEVLHGELTAVRPPLSPSQGIDQFGPPMIIHFRVQYYVENGRLISDRTARYYYYWHLRKQVLHSQCVLREEVYFLLTAFALQADLGDFKRNKHYGKYFEPEAYFPSWVVAKRGKDYILKHVPNMHKDQFALTASEAHLKYIKEAIRLDDVAVHYYRLYKDKREVEASLTLGLTTRGIQIFQNLDEEKQLLYDFPWTNVGKLVFVGKKFEILPDGLPSARKLIYYTGCPLRSRHLLQLLSSSHRLYMNLQPVLRQVRKLEENEEKKQYRESYISDTLDLDMEQLEKRSRASGSSAGSIRHKRLSRHSTTSHGSSHTSGIEADPKAREMGPEDGFSAASTHRKLKTCSSMTSHGSSHTSGVESGGKDRLEEDSQDDEIEMLVDDPRELEQAGELEVSPEMCVYITEDMLLSRKFNGHSGLIVKEISSSTSSSSETVVKLRGQSTDSLPQTTCRKPKTSTDRHSLSLDDIRLYQKDFLQLANLCQDTAQSYTFGCAHGLEEEELYCNGCLAQQCINIQETFPVKRTSKYFSLDLTHDEVPEFVV comes from the exons ATGAACAAACTGAGCTTCCACAACAACCGAGTCATGCAGGACCGACGCAGCGTCTGCATCTTCCTCCCCAACGACGATTCTCTCAACATCATCATCAAC GTGAAGATTCTGTGCCACGAGTTACTGGTGCAGGTGTGTGACCTCCTGAGGCTGAAGGACTGTCACCTCTTCGGGCTCAGCGTCATCCAGA ACAATGAGCACGTCTACATGGACCTGGCCCAGAAACTCTACAAGTACTGCCCCAAGGAGTGGAAGAAGGAGGCCAGCAAGGTCAGCGGTGAGGTCTTGCATGGAGAGCTGACAGCAGTAAGGCCACCTCTGTCCCCGTCCCAG GGGATCGACCAGTTTGGCCCCCCCATGATCATCCACTTCCGAGTGCAGTACTACGTGGAGAATGGACGGCTCATCAG TGACCGGACAGCCCGGTACTATTACTACTGGCACCTCAGGAAGCAGGTGCTGCATTCCCAGTGTGTCCTGCGGGAAGAGGTTTACTTCCTCCTGACTGCATTCGCCCTCCAGGCAGACCTGGGAGacttcaaaagaaacaaacactaCGGGAAGTACTTCGAGCCAGAAGCCTATTTCCCCTCCTGG GTGGTTGCCAAGAGGGGAAAGGATTACATCCTGAAGCACGTCCCAAACATGCACAAGGATCAGTTTGCTCTGACAGCCTCTGAAGCCCATCTCAAGTACATCAAGGAGGCCATCAGGCTGGACGACGTGGCTGTGCACTACTACAGGTTGTACAAG gACAAAAGGGAGGTGGAAGCATCCCTGACACTGGGGCTGACGACACGGGGCATCCAGATCTTCCAG AATTTggatgaagaaaagcagctgctctATGACTTCCCCTGGACAAACGTGGGGAAACTGGTGTTTGTG GGGAAGAAGTTTGAGATCCTGCCAGACGGGCTGCCCTCAGCCAGGAAGCTCATTTACTACACGGGCTGTCCCCTGCGCTCCCgtcacctcctgcagctgctgagcagcagccaccGGCTCTACATGAACCTGCAGCCCGTGCTGCGCCAGGTCCGCAAGCTGGAGGAGAACGAGG AGAAGAAGCAGTACCGGGAGTCCTACATCAGTGACACCTTGGACCTGGACatggagcagctggagaagcGGTCGCGGGCCAGCGGCAGCAGCGCCGGCAGCATCCGGCACAAGCGCCTTTCCCGGCATTCCACCACCAGCCACGGCAGCTCCCACACCTCAGGCATCGAGGCTGACCCCAAAGCCAGGGAGATGGGACCTGAGGATGGCTTctcagctgccagcacccaccGTAAGCTGAAGACCTGCAGCTCCATGACCAGCCACGGCAGCTCCCACACCTCCGGGGTGGAGAGTGGGGGGAAGGACCGGCTGGAGGAGGACTCCCAGGATGATG AAATCGAGATGCTGGTGGATGACCCCCgggagctggagcaggctggggagctggaggtgagCCCTGAGATGTGTGTCTACATCACTGAGGACATGCTGCTCTCACGCAAGTTCAACGGGCACTCAG GGCTCATAGTGAAGGAGATCAGCTCctccacctccagctcctcGGAGACGGTGGTGAAGCTGCGAGGGCAGAGCACCGACTCCTTACCCCAG ACAACGTGCAGGAAACCAAAGACCTCGACAGACAGGCACAGCCTGAGCCTGGATGACATTCGGCTCTACCAGAAGGACTTCTTGCAGCTTGCCAACCTCTGCCAGGACACAGCCCAGAGCTACACCTTTGGCTGTGCCCATGgcctggaggaagaggagctcTACTGCAATGGCTGCTTGGCCCAGCAGTGCATCAACATCCAGGAGACCTTCCCAGTTAAAAGAACCAGCAAATACTTCTCCTTGGATCTCACCCACGACGAAGTCCCCGAGTTCGTCGTCTGA
- the FRMD6 gene encoding FERM domain-containing protein 6 isoform X2 has product MNKLSFHNNRVMQDRRSVCIFLPNDDSLNIIINVKILCHELLVQVCDLLRLKDCHLFGLSVIQNNEHVYMDLAQKLYKYCPKEWKKEASKVSGEVLHGELTAGIDQFGPPMIIHFRVQYYVENGRLISDRTARYYYYWHLRKQVLHSQCVLREEVYFLLTAFALQADLGDFKRNKHYGKYFEPEAYFPSWVVAKRGKDYILKHVPNMHKDQFALTASEAHLKYIKEAIRLDDVAVHYYRLYKDKREVEASLTLGLTTRGIQIFQNLDEEKQLLYDFPWTNVGKLVFVGKKFEILPDGLPSARKLIYYTGCPLRSRHLLQLLSSSHRLYMNLQPVLRQVRKLEENEEKKQYRESYISDTLDLDMEQLEKRSRASGSSAGSIRHKRLSRHSTTSHGSSHTSGIEADPKAREMGPEDGFSAASTHRKLKTCSSMTSHGSSHTSGVESGGKDRLEEDSQDDEIEMLVDDPRELEQAGELEVSPEMCVYITEDMLLSRKFNGHSGLIVKEISSSTSSSSETVVKLRGQSTDSLPQTTCRKPKTSTDRHSLSLDDIRLYQKDFLQLANLCQDTAQSYTFGCAHGLEEEELYCNGCLAQQCINIQETFPVKRTSKYFSLDLTHDEVPEFVV; this is encoded by the exons ATGAACAAACTGAGCTTCCACAACAACCGAGTCATGCAGGACCGACGCAGCGTCTGCATCTTCCTCCCCAACGACGATTCTCTCAACATCATCATCAAC GTGAAGATTCTGTGCCACGAGTTACTGGTGCAGGTGTGTGACCTCCTGAGGCTGAAGGACTGTCACCTCTTCGGGCTCAGCGTCATCCAGA ACAATGAGCACGTCTACATGGACCTGGCCCAGAAACTCTACAAGTACTGCCCCAAGGAGTGGAAGAAGGAGGCCAGCAAGGTCAGCGGTGAGGTCTTGCATGGAGAGCTGACAGCA GGGATCGACCAGTTTGGCCCCCCCATGATCATCCACTTCCGAGTGCAGTACTACGTGGAGAATGGACGGCTCATCAG TGACCGGACAGCCCGGTACTATTACTACTGGCACCTCAGGAAGCAGGTGCTGCATTCCCAGTGTGTCCTGCGGGAAGAGGTTTACTTCCTCCTGACTGCATTCGCCCTCCAGGCAGACCTGGGAGacttcaaaagaaacaaacactaCGGGAAGTACTTCGAGCCAGAAGCCTATTTCCCCTCCTGG GTGGTTGCCAAGAGGGGAAAGGATTACATCCTGAAGCACGTCCCAAACATGCACAAGGATCAGTTTGCTCTGACAGCCTCTGAAGCCCATCTCAAGTACATCAAGGAGGCCATCAGGCTGGACGACGTGGCTGTGCACTACTACAGGTTGTACAAG gACAAAAGGGAGGTGGAAGCATCCCTGACACTGGGGCTGACGACACGGGGCATCCAGATCTTCCAG AATTTggatgaagaaaagcagctgctctATGACTTCCCCTGGACAAACGTGGGGAAACTGGTGTTTGTG GGGAAGAAGTTTGAGATCCTGCCAGACGGGCTGCCCTCAGCCAGGAAGCTCATTTACTACACGGGCTGTCCCCTGCGCTCCCgtcacctcctgcagctgctgagcagcagccaccGGCTCTACATGAACCTGCAGCCCGTGCTGCGCCAGGTCCGCAAGCTGGAGGAGAACGAGG AGAAGAAGCAGTACCGGGAGTCCTACATCAGTGACACCTTGGACCTGGACatggagcagctggagaagcGGTCGCGGGCCAGCGGCAGCAGCGCCGGCAGCATCCGGCACAAGCGCCTTTCCCGGCATTCCACCACCAGCCACGGCAGCTCCCACACCTCAGGCATCGAGGCTGACCCCAAAGCCAGGGAGATGGGACCTGAGGATGGCTTctcagctgccagcacccaccGTAAGCTGAAGACCTGCAGCTCCATGACCAGCCACGGCAGCTCCCACACCTCCGGGGTGGAGAGTGGGGGGAAGGACCGGCTGGAGGAGGACTCCCAGGATGATG AAATCGAGATGCTGGTGGATGACCCCCgggagctggagcaggctggggagctggaggtgagCCCTGAGATGTGTGTCTACATCACTGAGGACATGCTGCTCTCACGCAAGTTCAACGGGCACTCAG GGCTCATAGTGAAGGAGATCAGCTCctccacctccagctcctcGGAGACGGTGGTGAAGCTGCGAGGGCAGAGCACCGACTCCTTACCCCAG ACAACGTGCAGGAAACCAAAGACCTCGACAGACAGGCACAGCCTGAGCCTGGATGACATTCGGCTCTACCAGAAGGACTTCTTGCAGCTTGCCAACCTCTGCCAGGACACAGCCCAGAGCTACACCTTTGGCTGTGCCCATGgcctggaggaagaggagctcTACTGCAATGGCTGCTTGGCCCAGCAGTGCATCAACATCCAGGAGACCTTCCCAGTTAAAAGAACCAGCAAATACTTCTCCTTGGATCTCACCCACGACGAAGTCCCCGAGTTCGTCGTCTGA